One genomic window of Vulpes vulpes isolate BD-2025 chromosome 11, VulVul3, whole genome shotgun sequence includes the following:
- the A4GNT gene encoding alpha-1,4-N-acetylglucosaminyltransferase, with protein sequence MLKELHLFLLVVLLLVCAFFYQLSLKSSCFFCLPPQQLEQDPGALLGNGHGIVFIETSERMEPTPLVSCAVESAAKIYPRQPVAFFMKGLCNTTQLPSNSTYPGFSLLSAIDNVFLFPLDMKRLFEDTPLLSWYTRINASAESNWLHVSSDASRLAIIWKYGGIYMDTDVISIRPIPEENFLAAQSSRYSSNGVFGFLPHHPFLWECMENFVEHYNSEIWGNQGPNLMTRMLRLWCKLRDFQEVSDLRCLNLSFLHPQRFYPISYPEWRRYYEVWDMDLSFNDSYALHLWNYMNKEGRTVVRGSNTLVDNLCRKHCPRTYRDLIRGPEGGAPGKLGLGNT encoded by the exons atGCTGAAGGAGCTCCATCTCTTCCTGTTGGTCGTCCTGCTGCTCGTCTGTGCCTTCTTCTACCAGCTAAGCCTGAAGTCCAGCTGCttcttctgccttcctccccaacagttagagcaggacccaggagcccTCCTGGGCAATGGGCACGGCATTGTGTTCATAGAGACCTCGGAGAGAATGGAACCAACTCCACTGGTCTCTTGTGCTGTGGAGTCTGCTGCCAAGATTTACCCCAGGCAGCCTGTGGCATTCTTCATGAAGGGTCTCTGCAATACCACACAGCTGCCCTCCAACTCCACTTACCCAGGCTTTTCCCTCCTCTCAGCAATAGACAatgttttcctcttccctttggaTATGAAAAGGCTGTTTGAAGACACACCATTGCTTTCATGGTACACTCGC ATCAACGCCAGTGCGGAGAGCAACTGGCTTCACGTCAGCTCGGATGCGTCCCGCCTGGCCATCATCTGGAAGTACGGAGGCATCTACATGGACACGGATGTCATCTCCATCAGGCCCATCCCTGAGGAGAACTTTCTGGCTGCACAGTCTTCTCGGTACTCTAGTAATGGGGTGTTCGGgttcctcccccaccaccccttccTGTGGGAGTGCATGGAAAACTTTGTTGAACACTACAATTCAGAAATCTGGGGCAACCAGGGTCCCAATTTGATGACCCGGATGTTGAGACTGTGGTGCAAACTCAGAGACTTCCAGGAGGTGAGTGACCTCAGGTGTTTGAACTTGTCCTTCCTACACCCCCAAAGATTTTACCCCATCTCCTACCCAGAGTGGAGGCGCTACTATGAAGTCTGGGACATGGATCTTAGCTTCAACGACTCCTATGCTCTGCATCTGTGGAACTACATgaacaaggaaggaaggactgTGGTCAGAGGAAGCAACACACTGGTGGACAATTTGTGCCGCAAGCACTGTCCCAGGACTTACAGGGACCTGATTCGAGGCCCAGAAGGGGGGGCGCCTGGGAAGCTGGGTCTAGGTAACACTTAG